A genomic window from Flavobacterium phycosphaerae includes:
- a CDS encoding LytR/AlgR family response regulator transcription factor, which produces MITALLIDDDDNLRNGMKSLLARYAPEIKIIGEADSVLTGTELLLQSQPQVVFLDIHLGDGSGFDLLEEVNRKGKLNSQIVFITAHEQYAIKAFRFSALDFLLKPVDPDELQKVIGKLKNVLDRNDNVAHIDLLLENIRKKVDNFKRIALSTADGIHLFEVSDIIRCESEDNYTKFYIKNSKPILISKTLKEYEELLTEHGFERIHQSHLINLAYLKSYIKKDGGYVVMADNSNLPISQRKKERLQEILIKQLNS; this is translated from the coding sequence ATGATTACAGCACTATTAATAGACGATGACGACAATTTACGTAACGGAATGAAATCGTTACTGGCACGGTACGCTCCGGAAATAAAAATCATTGGGGAAGCCGATAGTGTGCTAACCGGAACAGAGTTGTTGTTGCAAAGTCAGCCGCAAGTGGTGTTCTTGGATATTCATTTGGGCGATGGTTCCGGATTTGATTTGTTGGAAGAAGTAAACCGAAAAGGCAAATTGAATTCGCAGATAGTTTTCATCACGGCACACGAACAGTATGCTATTAAGGCGTTCCGATTTAGTGCGTTAGACTTTTTACTGAAACCGGTTGATCCCGACGAATTGCAAAAAGTAATCGGAAAGCTCAAGAATGTATTAGACCGAAATGATAATGTAGCACACATTGATTTGCTGTTGGAAAACATCCGCAAGAAGGTGGATAATTTTAAACGAATTGCCCTGTCAACCGCTGACGGGATTCATTTGTTTGAAGTAAGTGATATCATTCGTTGTGAAAGCGAAGACAATTATACCAAGTTTTATATCAAAAACAGCAAGCCGATTTTGATTTCAAAGACCTTGAAAGAATATGAAGAGTTACTCACCGAGCATGGTTTTGAACGCATTCATCAATCGCATTTGATTAATCTAGCTTATTTAAAATCCTATATCAAAAAAGACGGCGGCTATGTGGTGATGGCAGACAACAGTAATCTCCCTATTTCGCAACGAAAGAAAGAGCGCCTTCAGGAGATTTTAATAAAACAACTCAACAGTTGA
- a CDS encoding histidine kinase encodes MYYKEIKKPSEALAQYSKALTTFNSIEEKFGLSDTYYFIGDIFYEQGKWNEALVNTNKSLALAKELDVLDQVQIAEKRLSEIYEKLNQPQEALAHFKLYNIAKDSISNNENVRNSVRAEMNFEFDKKEALQKKEQEKREVIYSEEAKRHQQQIVFVILFILLAFGIVFLIYNRLQLKKTLTLQKELAEYEQKALHLQMNPHFVFNCLGSISSFIVQNGTDSAIKYLSKFSKLMRLTLEYSKESLIPIDKEIESLQNYLELEQLRFNNKFNFSIIKSQEIEDDMALPPLLLQPFVENAIIHGVIPKKEMGSIAIRFEIEKESLLCTVEDSGIGFQQSKAQKENSVAAHKSMALDITKKRLEMIESVTRQKANVTMDEVKNEQGEIVGTKVTLHLPLQYQNNN; translated from the coding sequence TTGTATTATAAAGAAATAAAAAAGCCATCGGAAGCCTTGGCTCAGTACAGTAAAGCCCTAACCACTTTCAATAGTATTGAGGAAAAGTTTGGTCTTTCGGATACGTATTATTTTATAGGAGACATTTTTTATGAGCAGGGTAAATGGAACGAAGCTTTGGTGAATACCAATAAATCATTGGCTTTAGCTAAAGAACTCGATGTTTTAGATCAAGTGCAAATAGCGGAAAAACGCTTGAGTGAAATCTATGAAAAACTGAACCAGCCCCAAGAAGCCTTGGCACATTTCAAACTGTATAATATCGCCAAAGACAGTATCAGCAACAATGAAAACGTACGCAACAGTGTGCGGGCTGAGATGAATTTTGAGTTTGATAAAAAAGAAGCGTTGCAGAAAAAAGAACAGGAAAAGCGAGAAGTGATTTATAGCGAAGAAGCGAAACGTCATCAACAACAAATCGTTTTTGTAATCCTGTTTATTTTATTGGCTTTCGGCATCGTGTTTTTAATATACAACCGCCTGCAGTTGAAAAAAACATTGACCTTGCAAAAGGAACTGGCCGAGTACGAGCAGAAAGCGTTGCATTTGCAAATGAATCCGCATTTTGTGTTCAATTGTTTGGGCTCTATATCGAGTTTTATTGTGCAAAACGGAACGGATTCGGCGATAAAGTATTTGTCGAAATTTTCTAAACTGATGCGCTTGACGTTAGAATACTCCAAAGAATCCCTGATTCCTATTGACAAAGAAATTGAAAGCCTGCAAAATTATTTAGAATTAGAGCAGTTGCGATTTAACAATAAGTTCAATTTTTCGATTATCAAAAGTCAGGAAATTGAAGACGACATGGCTTTGCCACCGCTTTTGCTACAACCTTTTGTAGAAAATGCCATCATACACGGAGTGATTCCGAAAAAAGAAATGGGAAGTATTGCTATCCGATTTGAGATTGAAAAAGAAAGTTTGCTTTGTACTGTTGAAGACAGCGGTATTGGTTTTCAACAGTCAAAAGCACAAAAAGAAAATTCGGTGGCCGCTCACAAGTCGATGGCACTGGATATTACCAAAAAGCGATTGGAAATGATTGAATCGGTGACCCGTCAAAAAGCCAACGTGACTATGGACGAAGTAAAAAATGAACAAGGCGAAATAGTTGGAACCAAAGTAACGTTGCATTTGCCTCTGCAATACCAAAACAACAATTGA
- a CDS encoding tetratricopeptide repeat protein: MKRIRPLLLFALLAFSVASRAQNQKIDSLVSVLQKTKNDIDKAQLLNAVADEYKATDPKLMQKYATEALQLATKIKDNVAQGNAFLNLGNAAIILGNYPQALQYFSAAQTVFEKALENSGTENKKELNNGLARAYGSLGVVFSEQSNYAKALQYHLKAVKIYEADANLAKCARVYNNIGVVYKSQGEDFKALNYFIKCLKIQEKMGDNSVGITTTNVGNIYLKQKNYSKAFDYYTKAQQLFVKFPNQRGLGNYTITWGCIIKK; the protein is encoded by the coding sequence ATGAAAAGAATAAGACCTCTTCTTTTGTTTGCTTTGCTTGCCTTTTCTGTGGCGAGCCGGGCGCAAAATCAAAAAATAGACAGCTTGGTTTCGGTTTTGCAAAAAACCAAAAACGATATTGACAAGGCGCAGTTGCTCAATGCTGTTGCTGATGAATACAAAGCCACTGATCCTAAATTGATGCAAAAATATGCTACGGAAGCTTTGCAGTTGGCCACCAAGATTAAAGACAATGTGGCCCAAGGAAATGCCTTCCTGAATTTGGGTAACGCTGCTATTATACTGGGCAATTATCCTCAAGCCTTACAATACTTCTCTGCTGCTCAAACTGTTTTTGAAAAAGCACTCGAAAATAGCGGTACCGAAAATAAAAAAGAACTTAATAATGGGCTCGCTCGTGCTTATGGTAGTTTAGGGGTGGTTTTTTCAGAACAGAGCAATTATGCCAAGGCCTTACAGTACCATTTGAAAGCGGTTAAAATCTACGAAGCCGATGCTAATTTAGCCAAATGTGCCCGCGTTTACAACAACATAGGGGTGGTTTATAAATCGCAGGGCGAAGATTTTAAAGCGCTCAATTATTTTATCAAATGCTTGAAGATTCAGGAAAAAATGGGCGATAACTCGGTGGGTATTACCACAACCAACGTGGGAAATATTTATTTGAAGCAAAAAAATTACAGCAAAGCGTTTGACTATTATACCAAAGCCCAACAGCTTTTTGTAAAATTCCCCAATCAGCGCGGTCTGGGGAACTATACAATAACTTGGGGTTGTATTATAAAGAAATAA
- the sucC gene encoding ADP-forming succinate--CoA ligase subunit beta — protein sequence MNIHEYQGKEILAGYGVRIQRGIVANNPVEAVAAAKQLTAETGTGWHVIKAQIHAGGRGKGGGVKLAKNLQQVEELAEQIIGMQLITPQTSAEGKKVHKVLVAEDVYYPGESETSEFYMSVLLNRATGRNMIMYSTEGGMDIEEVAEHTPHLIFTEEIDPTVGLQAFQARRIAFNLGLSGNAFKEMVKFVDCLYNAYIGSDASMFEINPVLKTSDNKIMAVDAKVNIDDNALYRQAKIADMRDIREENPIEVEAKEVGLNYVDLDGTVGCMVNGAGLAMATMDLIKYAGFEPANFLDVGGTADAKRVETAFRIILKDPNVKAILINIFGGIVRCDRVAQGVVDAYKNMGDAIKVPIIVRLQGTNAEIAKELIDNSGMPILSAVQFQEAADQVKAALS from the coding sequence ATGAACATACACGAATATCAAGGGAAAGAAATATTAGCCGGTTATGGCGTTCGTATTCAACGCGGTATTGTGGCTAACAATCCTGTAGAAGCAGTAGCTGCAGCAAAACAATTAACAGCAGAAACCGGTACCGGTTGGCATGTAATTAAAGCCCAAATTCACGCTGGTGGAAGAGGAAAAGGCGGTGGTGTTAAATTGGCCAAAAACTTGCAACAAGTTGAAGAATTAGCAGAACAAATCATTGGGATGCAGTTAATCACGCCACAAACATCGGCCGAAGGTAAAAAAGTACACAAAGTACTAGTTGCTGAGGATGTATACTATCCGGGAGAAAGCGAAACGTCTGAGTTTTATATGTCGGTGCTTTTGAACAGAGCTACCGGTAGAAACATGATTATGTATTCAACCGAAGGCGGAATGGATATTGAAGAAGTAGCTGAGCACACTCCTCATTTAATTTTTACCGAAGAGATTGACCCAACAGTTGGTTTACAAGCGTTCCAAGCTCGTAGAATTGCCTTCAACCTTGGTCTTTCCGGAAATGCTTTCAAAGAAATGGTGAAGTTTGTTGACTGTCTGTACAATGCGTACATCGGTTCTGATGCATCTATGTTTGAAATCAATCCGGTATTAAAAACGTCGGATAACAAAATCATGGCCGTGGATGCCAAAGTAAATATAGATGACAACGCTTTATACCGTCAAGCAAAAATTGCTGACATGCGTGACATCCGTGAAGAAAACCCAATCGAAGTAGAAGCTAAGGAAGTAGGTTTGAACTACGTTGACCTTGACGGAACCGTAGGCTGTATGGTAAACGGTGCCGGATTAGCGATGGCTACGATGGACTTAATTAAATACGCTGGATTTGAACCGGCCAACTTCTTGGATGTAGGAGGAACAGCTGATGCTAAACGTGTGGAAACGGCTTTCCGTATCATCTTAAAAGATCCAAATGTAAAAGCGATTTTGATTAATATTTTTGGTGGAATCGTTCGTTGTGACCGTGTGGCACAAGGAGTAGTTGATGCTTACAAAAACATGGGTGATGCTATAAAAGTGCCAATCATCGTTCGTTTGCAAGGAACCAATGCAGAGATTGCCAAAGAATTAATTGACAATTCAGGCATGCCAATCTTATCTGCGGTACAATTCCAAGAAGCGGCTGACCAAGTAAAAGCAGCTTTATCCTAA
- the lysA gene encoding diaminopimelate decarboxylase, whose protein sequence is MQPTDLEQLAREFGNPLYVYDAEKIAFQYNRLTNAFAKIEKIRINYAMKALSNISILKLLKNLGSGLDTVSIQEVQLGLHAGFTPDKIIFTPNGVSFEEIEAVAQLGVQINIDNLSVLEHFGTKHPEVPVCIRINPHVMAGGNQNISVGHIDSKFGISIYQIPHILRIVENTKMHINGIHMHTGSDILDIEVFLYAAEILFDAAKQFKDLDFLDFGSGFKVPYKKGDIETDIEELGKKLTKRFLTFEKEYGRELTLAFEPGKFLVSEAGYFLAKVNVIKQTTSTVFAGIDSGFNHLIRPMFYGSQHTIENISNPKGKERFYTVVGYICETDTFANNRRIAEIHEGDTLCFRNAGAYCFSMASNYNSRFKPAEVLWKDGKGHLIRARETFEDLLQNQIMIEL, encoded by the coding sequence ATGCAACCGACAGACTTAGAACAATTGGCTCGTGAATTCGGGAATCCGCTTTATGTGTATGATGCTGAAAAAATTGCTTTTCAGTACAATCGTTTAACGAATGCTTTTGCCAAGATAGAAAAGATTCGCATCAACTACGCGATGAAGGCCTTGTCTAACATTTCTATACTGAAGCTACTAAAGAACTTGGGTTCAGGTCTTGATACGGTTTCCATCCAGGAAGTACAGCTGGGGTTGCATGCCGGATTTACTCCGGACAAGATTATCTTTACACCCAACGGCGTTTCTTTTGAAGAAATTGAAGCGGTAGCCCAATTGGGTGTACAAATCAATATTGATAACCTTTCAGTATTAGAGCACTTTGGCACCAAACATCCTGAAGTACCGGTTTGTATTCGTATTAATCCGCATGTGATGGCCGGTGGAAATCAAAATATTTCCGTGGGGCATATTGACAGTAAGTTTGGGATTTCTATTTATCAGATTCCGCATATTTTACGCATCGTAGAGAATACCAAAATGCACATTAACGGCATTCACATGCACACCGGTTCTGATATTTTGGATATTGAAGTATTCTTGTATGCGGCTGAGATTTTATTTGATGCCGCCAAACAGTTTAAAGATTTAGATTTCCTTGATTTTGGTTCCGGATTTAAAGTACCTTATAAAAAAGGAGATATAGAAACCGATATTGAAGAGTTAGGAAAGAAATTAACCAAACGCTTTTTGACCTTTGAAAAAGAATACGGTCGCGAGTTGACACTGGCCTTTGAGCCCGGGAAGTTTTTGGTAAGCGAAGCCGGTTATTTTTTGGCTAAAGTAAATGTCATCAAACAAACCACTTCTACGGTTTTTGCCGGAATTGACAGCGGTTTTAATCATTTAATCCGTCCTATGTTTTATGGTTCACAGCATACCATTGAAAACATTTCGAACCCTAAAGGGAAAGAGCGTTTTTATACGGTGGTAGGCTATATCTGTGAAACCGACACTTTTGCCAACAACCGCAGAATTGCTGAAATTCACGAGGGCGATACTTTGTGTTTCCGAAATGCCGGAGCCTATTGTTTTTCGATGGCTTCTAATTACAATTCGCGTTTTAAACCCGCAGAAGTGTTATGGAAAGACGGTAAAGGCCACTTAATCAGAGCGCGTGAAACCTTTGAAGACTTATTGCAGAATCAGATTATGATTGAATTATAA
- the pafA gene encoding alkaline phosphatase PafA codes for MKKFLLFALVCIAGNAFAQQRPKLVVGIVVDQMKMEYLYRFQNDFAENGFKRLMTSGYVFQNTHFNYVPTYTAPGHASIYTGTTPATHGIVGNEWFSRKLGKEMYCTDDASVQTVGNGTKEEGAMSPKNLLSTTITDELRLVTNFKGKVIGMSLKDRGAILPAGHFANWAFWYSKTGNFISSSFYGEALPNWVTEFNNEKNYLTYINKGWDLLKPMETYNESLADDNPYEGKLNGAKSVFPYDLKSMYAAKNDAGILRSTPYGNDLLETFAKRAIEKEQLGKDDSTDFLTVSFSSTDYVGHILGPRSMELQDTYLRLDQTIADFLTYLDKNVGKGNYLLFLTADHAGAENAKFLNDHKYNVINVDYKEITKGLKKFSTDTYGDDLILSYDNFNVFFDKTKIKAKNLDLAQVKQTVKEYLMTQDQVKRVYTEEEILANSGTDYYLNAIAKGYDVTQDGDMVILDKPGYIEYGATGTSHGTPYSYDTHVPLIFFGWNIKPGQTSDRKVITQIAPTLAQKIKTAFPNGTEAEVLTEVLNK; via the coding sequence ATGAAAAAGTTTCTATTGTTTGCCTTAGTTTGTATAGCCGGTAATGCATTCGCACAACAACGCCCCAAATTAGTAGTGGGGATAGTGGTCGATCAAATGAAAATGGAATACCTCTACCGCTTTCAAAACGATTTTGCCGAAAACGGTTTCAAACGATTGATGACTTCGGGTTATGTTTTTCAAAACACCCACTTCAATTATGTGCCTACGTATACCGCTCCCGGACATGCGTCTATTTACACCGGAACTACTCCGGCAACACACGGCATTGTGGGTAACGAATGGTTCAGTCGAAAACTGGGCAAAGAAATGTACTGCACCGATGACGCTTCGGTACAAACGGTTGGTAACGGGACCAAAGAAGAAGGTGCCATGTCGCCCAAAAACTTACTCTCCACCACTATTACTGATGAGTTGCGTTTGGTTACCAATTTCAAAGGAAAAGTAATTGGCATGAGCCTAAAAGACCGAGGTGCTATACTCCCGGCAGGCCATTTTGCTAACTGGGCTTTTTGGTACAGCAAAACAGGCAATTTTATTTCAAGTTCTTTTTACGGTGAAGCGCTGCCTAATTGGGTAACCGAATTCAATAACGAAAAGAACTACCTCACGTACATCAACAAAGGTTGGGATTTACTCAAGCCAATGGAAACTTACAACGAAAGTCTGGCCGATGACAATCCGTATGAAGGCAAACTGAATGGGGCAAAATCCGTTTTTCCTTATGACTTGAAAAGCATGTATGCAGCCAAAAATGACGCCGGCATCCTTCGTTCTACGCCTTATGGAAACGACTTACTGGAAACCTTTGCCAAACGAGCCATCGAAAAAGAACAATTGGGTAAAGATGATAGTACCGATTTCTTGACCGTTAGTTTTTCTTCTACCGATTATGTCGGACACATTTTAGGACCCCGTTCAATGGAATTGCAGGATACCTATTTGCGATTAGACCAAACCATTGCCGATTTCCTGACTTATTTAGATAAAAATGTGGGCAAAGGAAACTACTTGTTATTCCTAACGGCCGACCATGCCGGAGCTGAAAATGCCAAATTCCTGAACGACCATAAATACAATGTCATCAATGTAGATTACAAAGAAATAACCAAAGGCCTGAAAAAATTCTCTACCGATACTTACGGTGATGACTTGATATTGAGCTATGATAACTTCAATGTCTTTTTTGATAAAACCAAAATCAAAGCGAAGAACCTTGATTTAGCCCAAGTGAAACAGACAGTAAAAGAGTACCTGATGACGCAAGACCAAGTAAAAAGAGTTTATACCGAAGAAGAAATTCTGGCCAACTCCGGAACCGATTATTATTTAAATGCCATTGCCAAAGGCTACGATGTTACGCAAGATGGTGATATGGTTATTTTAGACAAGCCGGGCTATATAGAATATGGCGCCACCGGAACTTCACACGGAACACCTTACAGTTACGATACCCATGTGCCGCTAATTTTCTTTGGCTGGAATATCAAGCCGGGTCAAACCAGTGACCGAAAAGTCATTACTCAAATAGCCCCAACGTTAGCCCAAAAAATAAAAACGGCTTTCCCTAACGGCACCGAAGCCGAAGTACTGACGGAAGTGTTAAACAAATAA
- a CDS encoding OmpA family protein, with product MRKIHYILFVFCSITTLFAQKKATVKDGNSLFQTKSYVKAAAIYEQVAPSKEVLQNLGDCYYYNFQMSNAVRAYKQLFTTFKDSVQKEVYFRFANALKGTKDFEKGDSVMKIYLGYEQNTQKFMKSASRNSATSYKLEMMSQDKNKGDFGISFYGDKVAFSSTRNAIGKSYGWNEKPYLDLFSATVDDKGQLNNVTPFPDLINTKSHESNATFTPDGKIMYFNRSGDKQIKVGEEIVATIKIFKAEFKDGKWIYATKLPMSSDEYSVEHPCLTKDGKQMYFASDMPGGQGSMDLYVVDIDPSGIFGQPRNLGPTINTIHREQFPFISSEGILYFASDGHQGSGNLDVFMSKKISDTEFDKPVNLGSTINGEMDDFNYIIDEVKNQGYFASNREGDDNLYTFVREPNKLQYLVEGEVRDKKTLQLLPGSTVKLYDDKGVLLDEVLVGKDGDFMFNTEPNKKYKIMAFKDFYIPAESEFETSQNGKVYLDLQMKVESYYDAEDIINKKEDGTVLIDLENIYFDLDKWNIKPQAADVLNVLVNLLKKYPYMEIQIGSHTDSRASSMYNLRLSNKRAASALEYLVQNGIERRRLSSVGYGETKPLIICPKNDCTEEEHAANRRCTFMIIK from the coding sequence ATGAGAAAAATTCACTACATACTTTTTGTTTTTTGCAGTATTACTACTCTTTTTGCCCAAAAGAAAGCCACTGTTAAAGATGGCAATAGTTTGTTTCAGACAAAATCTTACGTTAAGGCGGCGGCTATTTACGAACAGGTAGCGCCGTCAAAAGAAGTATTGCAAAACTTGGGCGATTGTTATTATTACAATTTCCAAATGAGCAATGCCGTACGCGCCTACAAGCAATTGTTTACCACGTTTAAAGACAGTGTGCAAAAAGAAGTTTACTTCCGATTTGCCAATGCTTTGAAAGGAACCAAGGACTTTGAAAAAGGCGATAGCGTCATGAAGATTTATTTGGGTTACGAACAAAATACCCAAAAGTTTATGAAAAGTGCTTCGCGAAATTCTGCCACGAGTTACAAACTTGAAATGATGTCGCAGGATAAAAATAAAGGCGATTTCGGAATCTCTTTCTATGGCGATAAAGTAGCGTTTTCTTCTACTCGAAATGCTATTGGGAAATCTTACGGCTGGAACGAAAAACCTTATCTTGATTTGTTCTCAGCAACCGTTGATGACAAAGGGCAATTAAATAATGTAACGCCGTTCCCTGATTTAATTAATACCAAAAGCCACGAGAGTAATGCCACATTCACCCCGGATGGCAAAATCATGTACTTCAACCGAAGTGGTGATAAACAAATTAAAGTTGGTGAAGAAATAGTAGCGACCATCAAAATTTTCAAAGCTGAGTTCAAAGACGGTAAATGGATTTATGCGACTAAGCTACCTATGTCAAGCGATGAATATTCGGTTGAACACCCTTGCCTGACCAAAGACGGAAAGCAAATGTATTTTGCCAGCGATATGCCGGGCGGTCAAGGCTCTATGGATTTGTATGTAGTTGATATCGACCCTAGCGGCATCTTTGGACAGCCACGTAATTTAGGACCAACAATTAACACGATTCACAGAGAACAGTTTCCGTTTATATCTTCGGAAGGTATCCTGTACTTCGCTTCTGACGGTCATCAGGGTAGCGGAAATTTAGACGTTTTCATGAGTAAAAAAATCAGCGATACGGAGTTTGATAAACCGGTCAATTTAGGGTCAACCATCAATGGCGAAATGGACGATTTCAACTATATCATTGATGAAGTTAAAAACCAAGGGTACTTTGCTTCCAATCGTGAAGGCGATGACAACTTATACACTTTTGTTCGTGAACCCAACAAGCTGCAGTACTTGGTTGAAGGTGAAGTGCGCGATAAAAAAACATTACAGCTTTTACCGGGTTCAACCGTGAAACTGTATGATGACAAAGGTGTGCTTTTAGATGAAGTATTAGTGGGTAAAGACGGCGATTTCATGTTCAATACAGAGCCCAATAAGAAATACAAAATTATGGCATTCAAAGATTTCTATATCCCGGCGGAATCGGAGTTTGAAACCAGCCAAAACGGTAAAGTATACTTAGACCTTCAAATGAAAGTGGAGTCGTATTATGACGCCGAAGATATCATCAACAAAAAAGAAGACGGAACCGTTTTAATCGATTTGGAGAATATCTACTTCGATTTAGACAAATGGAATATCAAACCACAAGCGGCAGATGTATTGAATGTCTTGGTTAATCTGCTTAAGAAATACCCATACATGGAAATCCAAATTGGTTCACATACCGATTCACGCGCATCGTCTATGTATAATTTAAGATTGTCAAACAAAAGAGCTGCTTCAGCCTTAGAATATTTAGTGCAAAACGGTATCGAAAGACGAAGACTGTCCTCTGTAGGTTATGGAGAAACCAAACCGCTGATCATCTGTCCGAAAAACGATTGTACCGAAGAAGAGCATGCTGCCAATCGTAGATGTACGTTTATGATCATAAAATAA